The sequence below is a genomic window from Methanotorris formicicus Mc-S-70.
ATTCGGATTAAAGATTAAAAAAATACATGAGAATGAGATTAAAAAAAGAGTATATGAAATAATGGAAATCCTTGAGATTACACATTTAAAGGATAAAAAAATCCCCCAGTTGAGTGGAGGACAAAAGCAGAGGGTTGCATTAGCAAGGGCTTTAGTTATTAATCCTGATGTTTTATTATTGGATGAGCCGTTGAGTGCTTTAGATCCAATTTTAAGGGAGAAATTGAGGGAAGAGTTAAAAACTATATTAAAAAATTTGGGAGTTACTGGGATTTATGTAACCCATGACTTAACAGAGGCTATGTTGTTAGGGGATAATGTTGCAGTGATGAACAAAGGGGAGATTCAGCAAATTGGAAAACCAGATGAAATCTTTTATCATCCAAAAAATGAATTCGTTGCAAATTTCGTTGGTGTAAAGAACATTTTAAAAGGAAATATAAAAGAACTTAAAGAAGATGTAGCAACAATAGAGGTAGTTAATGAAGATCTAAAATCACCATTCACAATAAAAGTTAAAAAATATCCAATATTTGAAAGAAAAAGGAATGTGTCTTTATGTATCCACCCAGAGGACATTACCCTAAACAGAACAAAAAAAGATGAAAATGCCATAAAGGGAAAAATCATCAACATAATTCCAAATGGTTCTGTATTGAAAGTCGTTGTGGATATCGGCGGCTTGGAAGTTTATGCAACTACAACAAGACATCTTTTAAAATATGGTATAAATGATGACGTTTGGGTTTCATTTAGTAGGGATGCTCCTCATCCAATGTGTGGTAAAAAATGCAGATCTCCAGATCAGGAGGCACTTTGCAAATGTAAAGTGTCTAAAAACCCAATTGAAGAAATTGGATGTTGATGTGGTATTATGGCAGTAGTAACAATTAAAAAGGATTTCAAGGAAATTAAAAGAAAATTAATAGAGAAAAACGTTAACACTATAATGATAATAGGTTGTGGCAAATGTGCAAAGAATAGCAAAACAGGAGGTCTAGAAGAGGTAAAAGAAATGAAGAAAATGCTCACTGAAGAGGGATTTAAAGTGGGCAATAATTGAAG
It includes:
- a CDS encoding ABC transporter ATP-binding protein, whose translation is MIEINNISKRIDGQEILNDISFGVNDSEIMVLLGSSGCGKTTLLKIIAGLLKQDAGDVVINGKVINDLPPQKRNVGFVFQDYALFPHKNIFENIAFGLKIKKIHENEIKKRVYEIMEILEITHLKDKKIPQLSGGQKQRVALARALVINPDVLLLDEPLSALDPILREKLREELKTILKNLGVTGIYVTHDLTEAMLLGDNVAVMNKGEIQQIGKPDEIFYHPKNEFVANFVGVKNILKGNIKELKEDVATIEVVNEDLKSPFTIKVKKYPIFERKRNVSLCIHPEDITLNRTKKDENAIKGKIINIIPNGSVLKVVVDIGGLEVYATTTRHLLKYGINDDVWVSFSRDAPHPMCGKKCRSPDQEALCKCKVSKNPIEEIGC